A DNA window from Citrobacter tructae contains the following coding sequences:
- a CDS encoding AI-2E family transporter: MLEMLMQWYRRRFSDPEAIALLIILVAGFGILFFFSGLLAPLLVAIVLAYLLEWPTVRLENIGCSRRWATSIVLVVFVGILLLMAFVVMPVAWQQGIYLIRDMPGMLNKLSDFAATLPRRYPALMDAGIIDAMAENMRARMLNMGDSVVKYSLASLVGLLTLAVYLVLVPLMVFFLVKDKSQMLNAVRRVLPRNRGLAGQVWKEMNQQITNYIRGKVLEMVVVGVATWLGFLMFGLNYSLLLAVLVGFSVLIPYIGAFVVTIPVVGVALFQFGLGTEFWSCFAVYLIIQALDGNLLVPVLFSEAVNLHPLVIILSVVIFGGLWGFWGVFFAIPLATLIKAVVHAWPDGQTVDEP, translated from the coding sequence ATGCTCGAAATGTTGATGCAATGGTATCGCCGCCGCTTTAGCGACCCCGAAGCCATCGCCCTGCTGATTATTCTGGTTGCTGGTTTTGGCATCCTTTTCTTCTTTAGTGGGCTGTTAGCGCCGCTGTTGGTTGCCATTGTGCTGGCCTATCTGCTGGAATGGCCCACTGTGCGGCTGGAAAATATTGGCTGTTCCCGACGCTGGGCGACATCCATTGTGCTGGTGGTGTTTGTCGGTATTCTGCTGTTGATGGCGTTTGTGGTGATGCCGGTTGCGTGGCAGCAGGGGATCTACCTGATTCGTGATATGCCCGGTATGCTCAATAAGCTGTCTGATTTTGCCGCCACCTTGCCACGACGGTATCCGGCGCTGATGGATGCTGGCATCATTGATGCGATGGCAGAGAATATGCGCGCGCGAATGCTTAATATGGGCGATTCCGTGGTGAAATATTCGTTAGCCTCGCTGGTCGGATTGTTGACGCTGGCGGTGTATCTGGTTCTCGTTCCGCTGATGGTATTCTTTCTGGTGAAAGACAAAAGCCAGATGCTGAATGCCGTACGTCGGGTGCTGCCACGTAACCGTGGTCTGGCCGGGCAGGTGTGGAAAGAAATGAACCAGCAAATCACCAACTATATTCGCGGCAAAGTGCTGGAAATGGTCGTGGTCGGCGTAGCGACATGGTTGGGCTTCCTGATGTTTGGCCTCAACTACTCTCTGTTGCTGGCGGTGCTGGTCGGGTTTTCGGTCCTGATCCCGTATATAGGTGCCTTTGTGGTGACCATTCCGGTGGTCGGCGTGGCGCTGTTCCAGTTTGGTCTCGGGACCGAGTTCTGGAGCTGTTTTGCCGTATACCTGATTATTCAGGCGCTGGACGGTAACTTACTGGTCCCGGTACTGTTCTCTGAAGCTGTAAACTTGCATCCGTTGGTGATTATTCTGTCAGTCGTCATTTTTGGCGGTCTGTGGGGATTCTGGGGCGTATTTTTTGCCATTCCGCTGGCGACGTTAATCAAAGCGGTGGTGCATGCCTGGCCTGATGGCCAGACGGTTGATGAACCGTAA
- the iadA gene encoding beta-aspartyl-peptidase yields MNCSILNLTLFQRGHVYAPEDLGQQDILVSGGKIVAIAPSIPAEDFPGCECINLDGAIVCPGFIDQHVHLIGGGGEAGPHTRTPEVRLSRLVEAGVTSVVGLLGTDGMTRHPESLLAKTRALEFEGISAWMLTGAYSLPSPTITGSIDRDVALIDKVIGVKCAVSDHRSSAPTTSALANMAAQSRVGGLLGRKPGISVFHMGDSPHMLEPLYDILAHSDVPITKLLPTHVNRAEPLFQAALAFARKGGYIDITSSIDEPVDPATAIATALRHEVPLSRITLSSDGNGSQPEFDEHGNLTGIGVAGFESLAETLRQLVRVHAVPLEQALCPLTRTVAEFLGLEHKGRLAVGCDADILVLNDALEVYHLWAKGNAVVKEKKACVKGTFE; encoded by the coding sequence ATGAACTGTTCAATTCTTAATTTGACGTTGTTCCAACGTGGACACGTTTATGCGCCTGAAGATCTGGGACAACAGGATATTCTGGTCTCTGGTGGCAAAATTGTCGCCATCGCGCCGTCTATCCCGGCAGAAGACTTTCCTGGCTGTGAGTGTATCAATCTTGACGGGGCTATTGTCTGTCCGGGATTTATCGATCAGCACGTCCATCTGATTGGCGGCGGCGGGGAGGCTGGGCCGCATACCCGCACCCCGGAAGTTCGCTTGTCGCGCCTGGTGGAGGCCGGCGTCACCTCGGTGGTGGGATTGCTGGGCACCGACGGAATGACTCGTCACCCGGAATCGCTGTTGGCGAAAACCCGTGCGCTGGAGTTTGAAGGCATCAGCGCCTGGATGCTGACTGGGGCGTACTCTCTGCCTTCCCCGACCATCACCGGTAGTATCGATCGCGACGTGGCGCTGATCGACAAGGTTATTGGGGTGAAATGTGCGGTTTCGGACCATCGTTCCTCTGCGCCGACTACCTCGGCGCTGGCGAACATGGCGGCGCAGTCGCGTGTTGGCGGATTGTTAGGGCGCAAGCCGGGGATCAGCGTCTTCCATATGGGCGACAGCCCGCACATGCTGGAGCCGCTGTATGACATCCTCGCGCATTCGGATGTGCCGATCACCAAGCTACTGCCGACACATGTTAACCGCGCGGAACCGCTGTTTCAGGCGGCGTTAGCCTTTGCTCGCAAAGGCGGCTATATCGACATTACCAGCAGCATTGATGAGCCCGTCGACCCGGCAACGGCTATCGCCACGGCGCTGCGTCACGAAGTCCCGCTGTCGCGTATTACTCTGAGCTCGGACGGTAACGGTAGTCAGCCGGAGTTTGATGAACATGGGAATCTGACGGGCATTGGCGTGGCTGGATTTGAATCACTGGCCGAAACGCTGCGCCAGTTGGTGAGGGTTCATGCCGTGCCGCTGGAACAGGCGCTGTGTCCGCTGACGCGTACGGTCGCAGAATTTTTGGGACTGGAGCATAAAGGACGTCTGGCTGTGGGATGCGATGCGGACATTCTGGTACTTAATGACGCACTGGAGGTTTATCACCTGTGGGCGAAGGGCAACGCCGTGGTGAAAGAGAAGAAAGCGTGTGTTAAGGGGACGTTTGAGTAG
- the bcp gene encoding thioredoxin-dependent thiol peroxidase, which produces MNPLKAGDIAPKFSLPDQDGEQVNLTDFQGQRVLVYFYPKAMTPGCTVQACGLRDNMDQLKKAGVEVLGISTDKPEKLSRFVEKEVLNFTLLSDEDHQVCEQFGVWGEKSFMGKTYDGIHRISFLIDADGKIEHVFDDFKTSNHHDVVMNWLKENA; this is translated from the coding sequence ATGAACCCACTGAAAGCCGGTGATATCGCACCGAAATTTAGCTTGCCGGATCAAGACGGAGAACAAGTAAATTTAACCGACTTCCAGGGACAGCGTGTTCTGGTTTATTTCTACCCGAAAGCCATGACGCCCGGCTGTACCGTACAAGCCTGTGGCTTACGCGATAACATGGATCAGTTAAAAAAAGCAGGCGTTGAAGTGCTGGGGATCAGCACCGATAAACCTGAGAAGCTTTCTCGCTTCGTGGAAAAGGAAGTGCTTAACTTCACGCTCCTGTCCGATGAAGATCACCAGGTCTGCGAGCAATTTGGCGTCTGGGGAGAAAAGTCATTTATGGGTAAAACCTATGATGGCATCCACCGCATCAGCTTCCTGATTGATGCCGACGGTAAGATTGAGCATGTGTTTGATGATTTCAAAACCAGCAATCACCACGACGTGGTGATGAACTGGCTGAAAGAAAACGCCTGA
- a CDS encoding glycine cleavage system transcriptional repressor: MTSSSQHYLVITALGADRPGIVNTITRHVSSCGCNIEDSRLAMLGDEFTFIMLLSGTWNAITLIESTLPLKGAELDLLIVMKRTTARPRPAMPATVWVQVDVPDSPHLIERFTALFDSHQMNIAELVSRTQPAENEKAAQLFIQITAHSPASHDSANIEDAFKALCTELNAQGSINVVNYSQHDEQNGVK; encoded by the coding sequence TTGACATCGTCATCGCAACACTATCTGGTCATTACTGCGCTGGGTGCCGACCGCCCAGGAATTGTGAACACCATCACTCGTCATGTCAGCAGTTGTGGCTGTAATATTGAGGACAGCCGACTGGCCATGCTGGGTGACGAGTTTACGTTTATCATGCTGTTGTCTGGCACCTGGAATGCCATCACCTTGATTGAATCAACCTTGCCGTTGAAAGGCGCAGAGCTGGATTTATTGATTGTGATGAAGCGAACGACCGCGCGTCCCCGTCCTGCGATGCCCGCCACGGTATGGGTGCAGGTTGATGTCCCCGACTCTCCCCATTTGATTGAGCGCTTTACCGCCCTTTTCGACAGTCACCAAATGAATATTGCCGAACTGGTTTCTCGTACCCAACCGGCTGAGAACGAAAAGGCTGCACAGCTGTTTATTCAAATTACCGCACATAGCCCTGCGTCACACGATTCGGCAAATATTGAGGATGCGTTTAAAGCACTCTGTACAGAACTCAATGCGCAAGGCAGTATTAACGTCGTCAATTACTCACAGCATGATGAACAAAATGGAGTTAAGTAA
- the dapA gene encoding 4-hydroxy-tetrahydrodipicolinate synthase — protein MFTGSIVALITPMDEKGKVCRSSLKKLIDYHVASGTSAIVSVGTTGESATLSHDEHADVVMMTLELADGRIPVIAGTGANATAEAISLTQRFNDSGIVGCLTVTPYYNRPTQEGLFQHFKAIAEHTDLPQILYNVPSRTGCDMLPETVGRLAKVKNIVAIKEATGNLSRVHQIKELVSDDFILLSGDDATGLDFMQLGGHGVISVTTNVAAREMAEMCKLAAEGRFAEARVINQRLMPLHNKLFVEPNPIPVKWACKELGLVATDTLRLPMTPITDNARDIVKAALQHAGLL, from the coding sequence ATGTTCACGGGAAGTATTGTCGCGCTTATTACGCCGATGGATGAGAAAGGTAAAGTCTGCCGGTCGAGCCTGAAAAAACTGATTGATTATCATGTCGCCAGCGGCACCTCGGCGATCGTTTCGGTTGGCACCACCGGTGAGTCCGCCACGCTGAGTCATGATGAACATGCCGATGTGGTGATGATGACGCTGGAGCTGGCCGACGGGCGTATTCCGGTGATTGCCGGAACCGGCGCTAATGCGACCGCAGAAGCCATTAGTCTGACGCAGCGTTTTAACGACAGCGGTATTGTCGGCTGCCTGACGGTGACGCCTTACTACAATCGCCCAACCCAGGAAGGTTTGTTCCAGCATTTCAAAGCCATCGCTGAACATACTGACTTGCCACAAATTCTGTATAATGTGCCGTCCCGTACCGGCTGCGATATGCTGCCTGAAACCGTTGGTCGTCTGGCGAAGGTTAAAAATATTGTCGCTATCAAAGAGGCCACAGGGAACTTAAGTCGTGTTCACCAGATCAAAGAGCTGGTTTCAGACGATTTTATTTTGCTCAGCGGTGATGATGCGACCGGGCTGGACTTTATGCAGCTCGGTGGTCATGGTGTGATTTCCGTTACCACTAACGTAGCGGCACGTGAAATGGCTGAAATGTGCAAACTAGCGGCTGAAGGGCGCTTTGCCGAGGCGCGGGTGATTAACCAGCGCCTGATGCCGTTACACAACAAACTATTTGTCGAACCCAATCCTATCCCAGTGAAATGGGCATGTAAGGAATTGGGTCTTGTGGCGACCGATACGCTACGTCTGCCGATGACGCCAATCACGGACAATGCTCGTGATATCGTCAAAGCGGCGCTTCAGCATGCCGGTTTGCTGTAA
- the bamC gene encoding outer membrane protein assembly factor BamC, translated as MAYSVQKSRLAKVAGVSLVMLLAACSSDSRYKRQVSGDESYLEAAPLAELHAPAGMILPVTTGDYNIPVTNGSGAVGKALDIRPPAQPLALVSGARTQIAGDTATLLVENGRGNTLWPQVVSVIQAKNYTITKRDDASQTLTTDWVDWNRLDEDEQYRGRYQISVKPQGYQQAVTVKLVNLEQAGKPVADAASMQRYSAEMMNVISAGLDKTATDAANAAQNRSAATMDVQSAADDTGLPMLVVRGPFNVVWQRLPAALEKVGMKVTDSTRSQGSIAVTYKPLSDSNWQELGASDPGLVSGDYKLQVGDLDNRSSMQFIDPKGHTLTQSQNDALVAVFQAAFSK; from the coding sequence ATGGCTTACTCAGTACAAAAGTCGCGCCTGGCCAAGGTTGCGGGTGTTTCGCTAGTTATGTTGCTCGCGGCCTGTAGTTCTGACTCGCGCTATAAGCGCCAGGTGAGCGGTGATGAATCCTATCTGGAGGCCGCACCGCTTGCTGAGCTTCACGCGCCAGCTGGGATGATTTTGCCGGTAACAACCGGTGATTATAATATCCCGGTGACCAACGGCAGCGGTGCCGTCGGCAAAGCGCTGGATATTCGTCCACCGGCTCAGCCGTTAGCATTAGTCAGCGGCGCACGTACCCAGATCGCCGGTGATACTGCAACGTTACTGGTGGAAAATGGTCGTGGTAACACGCTGTGGCCACAGGTCGTCAGCGTGATTCAGGCTAAAAACTACACCATTACCAAACGTGATGATGCCAGCCAGACACTGACCACCGATTGGGTTGACTGGAACCGTCTTGATGAAGACGAGCAGTATCGCGGACGTTATCAAATCTCGGTTAAACCGCAGGGCTATCAGCAGGCGGTAACGGTGAAACTGGTTAACCTCGAGCAGGCTGGTAAGCCGGTGGCAGATGCCGCGTCCATGCAGCGCTACAGCGCTGAGATGATGAACGTTATCTCTGCGGGTCTGGATAAGACCGCCACCGACGCCGCGAATGCTGCGCAGAACCGCTCTGCCGCCACTATGGATGTTCAGAGTGCCGCTGATGACACCGGCTTGCCGATGCTGGTGGTACGCGGACCGTTCAACGTGGTGTGGCAGCGTCTGCCAGCAGCGCTTGAGAAAGTGGGCATGAAAGTAACCGACAGCACCCGTTCTCAGGGCAGCATCGCCGTGACTTACAAACCACTGTCTGACAGCAACTGGCAGGAACTGGGCGCGAGCGATCCGGGTCTGGTATCCGGTGACTACAAACTGCAGGTCGGTGATTTAGACAACCGCAGCAGCATGCAGTTTATCGATCCGAAGGGGCATACCCTGACGCAAAGCCAGAACGACGCGCTGGTTGCCGTCTTCCAGGCTGCATTCAGTAAGTAA
- the purC gene encoding phosphoribosylaminoimidazolesuccinocarboxamide synthase, whose amino-acid sequence MQKQAELYRGKAKTVYSTENPDLLVLEFRNDTSAGDGARIEQFDRKGMVNNKFNHFIMTKLQEAGIPTQMERLLSDTECLVKKLEMVPVECVVRNRAAGSLVKRLGVEEGIELNPPLFDLFLKNDAMHDPMINDSYCETFGWVSKENLARMKELTYKANDVLKKMFDDAGLILVDFKLEFGLYKGEVVLGDEFSPDGSRLWDKETLDKMDKDRFRQSLGGLIEAYEAVAHRLGVKLD is encoded by the coding sequence ATGCAAAAGCAAGCTGAGTTGTATCGTGGTAAAGCGAAGACCGTATACAGCACGGAAAACCCGGACCTGTTGGTGCTCGAATTCCGCAATGATACGTCAGCAGGGGATGGCGCGCGCATCGAACAGTTCGATCGTAAAGGCATGGTGAACAACAAGTTCAACCATTTCATTATGACCAAACTGCAAGAAGCGGGCATTCCGACCCAGATGGAGCGACTGCTATCCGATACCGAATGTCTGGTGAAAAAACTGGAAATGGTCCCGGTTGAGTGCGTGGTGCGTAACCGCGCGGCAGGTTCCCTGGTGAAGCGTTTAGGCGTTGAGGAAGGTATTGAACTGAATCCGCCGCTGTTTGATTTGTTCCTGAAAAACGATGCTATGCACGATCCCATGATTAACGATTCCTATTGCGAAACTTTTGGTTGGGTGAGCAAAGAGAATCTGGCACGGATGAAAGAGCTGACCTACAAAGCCAACGACGTGCTGAAAAAAATGTTTGATGATGCAGGTCTGATTCTGGTCGACTTCAAACTTGAGTTTGGCTTGTATAAAGGTGAAGTTGTTCTGGGTGATGAATTCTCTCCAGACGGTAGCCGTCTGTGGGACAAAGAAACGCTGGATAAAATGGACAAAGATCGCTTCCGCCAGAGTCTGGGCGGCCTGATCGAAGCCTATGAAGCCGTCGCACATCGCCTGGGTGTGAAGTTAGACTGA
- a CDS encoding neutral zinc metallopeptidase, translating into MRWQGRRESDNVDDRRNSSGGGPSMGGPGFRLPSGKGGIILLIVVLVAGYYGVDLTGLMTGQPVSQQQSTRSISPNDDEAAKFTSVILATTEDTWGQQFEKMGRTYQQPKLVMYRGVTRTGCGAGQSVMGPFYCPADGTVYIDLSFYDDMKSKLGADGDFAQGYVIAHEVGHHVQKLLGIEPKVRQKQQNASQAEVNRLSVRMELQADCFAGVWGHSMQQQGVLETGDLEEALNAAQAIGDDRLQQQGQGRVVPDSFTHGTSEQRYSWFKRGFDSGDPAQCNTFDKGI; encoded by the coding sequence ATGCGCTGGCAAGGGCGTCGCGAAAGCGACAATGTAGACGACAGACGTAATAGCTCGGGCGGCGGACCTTCTATGGGTGGGCCGGGTTTTCGTTTGCCAAGCGGTAAAGGCGGCATCATCCTGCTGATTGTGGTACTGGTGGCGGGGTATTATGGCGTAGATCTCACCGGGTTAATGACCGGTCAACCCGTTTCGCAGCAGCAGTCAACGCGCTCCATCAGTCCGAATGATGATGAGGCGGCGAAATTTACCTCGGTGATCCTCGCCACGACCGAAGATACCTGGGGACAACAATTTGAAAAAATGGGCCGCACCTATCAGCAGCCTAAGTTGGTAATGTACCGTGGCGTGACGCGTACCGGCTGCGGTGCGGGGCAGTCTGTGATGGGCCCGTTTTATTGCCCTGCCGATGGCACCGTTTATATCGATCTCTCCTTCTATGATGACATGAAAAGCAAGCTGGGCGCTGACGGTGATTTCGCTCAGGGTTATGTCATTGCACATGAAGTCGGCCACCACGTGCAGAAGCTGTTGGGCATAGAACCGAAAGTTCGCCAGAAGCAGCAGAACGCCTCCCAGGCTGAAGTAAATCGTCTTTCCGTGCGTATGGAGCTGCAGGCCGATTGCTTTGCTGGCGTCTGGGGTCACAGTATGCAGCAGCAGGGCGTGCTGGAAACAGGCGATCTGGAAGAGGCGCTGAATGCTGCCCAGGCGATTGGTGACGATCGTCTGCAGCAGCAGGGGCAAGGACGCGTGGTGCCGGACAGCTTTACGCATGGCACCTCTGAGCAGCGCTATAGCTGGTTCAAACGTGGTTTTGATAGTGGCGACCCGGCGCAATGTAATACCTTTGACAAAGGCATTTAA
- a CDS encoding tRNA(Met) cytidine acetyltransferase TmcA, which produces MSDNTALNALTEQMAREGIRRLLIISGEGSWPQERAFALRSTLPGDWLWVGATASAEPCCTPQALQTLLGREFRHAIFDALQGFDAAAFAALSGTLRAGSWLVLLTPPWLDWQMHPDVDSLRWSDCAEPIPTPHFVEHFKRVIARDGQTLHWQQHQPFVPVYFPERADWRPANGEPQPEQAVILQQLLDMPPGVATVTAARGRGKSALAGQLISRMKERAIVTAPAKAATDVLAQFAGERYRFIAPDALLTGSETADWLIVDEAAAIPAPLLHQLVSRFPRVLLTTTVQGYEGTGRGFLLKFCARFPNLQRYELQQPIRWALGCPLEKIVSEALVFDDETFSHPPQGNIHFSAFESNAWHCNPHLPLAVYQLLSGAHYRTSPLDLRRMMDAPGQHFLQASTADAVAGAVWLVDEGGLSAELSQAVWAGYRRPRGNLVAQSLAAHGGDPLAATLVGRRVSRIAVHPARQREGIGQQLIEQAHQHSSLCDYLSVSFGYTTELWRFWQRCGFVLVRMGNHREASSGCYTAMALLPISESGKRLAATEHLHLRRDADVLALWNGEALPIRPLKEATLNDDDWQVLAGFAFAHRPLLTSLGCLSRLLQCSELPLPALRGRVDERCSDAELCQRLKVSGRKALLLVQRAEVAQALALLDAARTQRLQNRIMQWQFFH; this is translated from the coding sequence ATGTCTGACAACACAGCGTTGAATGCGTTAACCGAACAAATGGCCCGGGAAGGGATCCGTCGTCTGCTGATTATCAGCGGCGAGGGTTCCTGGCCTCAGGAACGGGCGTTTGCGCTACGAAGCACATTACCCGGCGACTGGCTATGGGTGGGGGCAACGGCCTCCGCCGAGCCGTGCTGCACGCCGCAGGCGTTACAAACGTTGCTGGGGCGCGAATTTCGCCATGCGATTTTTGACGCCCTGCAGGGATTTGACGCCGCGGCATTTGCCGCCTTAAGCGGCACGCTGCGTGCCGGGAGTTGGCTGGTGCTGCTGACCCCTCCCTGGCTGGACTGGCAAATGCATCCTGACGTAGATTCACTGCGCTGGAGCGACTGCGCCGAACCTATCCCCACACCGCACTTTGTCGAACACTTCAAACGGGTGATTGCTCGTGATGGACAAACCCTGCACTGGCAGCAGCATCAGCCGTTTGTGCCGGTGTATTTTCCCGAGCGCGCTGACTGGCGGCCAGCTAACGGCGAACCTCAGCCAGAGCAGGCGGTAATTTTACAGCAATTGCTGGATATGCCTCCCGGCGTGGCAACGGTGACCGCCGCGCGCGGGCGGGGCAAATCCGCGCTGGCCGGGCAGTTAATATCACGTATGAAGGAAAGGGCCATTGTCACCGCACCGGCAAAAGCGGCGACGGATGTGCTGGCGCAATTTGCCGGGGAACGTTATCGCTTTATTGCACCAGACGCGCTATTAACCGGCAGCGAAACCGCTGACTGGCTGATCGTGGATGAAGCTGCCGCCATCCCCGCCCCGTTGTTACATCAGTTGGTTTCACGTTTTCCCCGCGTGCTGTTGACCACCACCGTTCAGGGCTACGAGGGAACCGGCAGGGGGTTCTTATTGAAGTTCTGCGCGCGTTTCCCCAACCTTCAGCGTTATGAACTGCAGCAGCCCATCAGGTGGGCACTGGGGTGCCCGTTGGAAAAAATCGTCAGCGAGGCGCTGGTGTTCGACGACGAAACCTTTTCGCATCCCCCTCAGGGCAATATCCACTTCTCTGCCTTTGAGTCGAACGCCTGGCATTGCAATCCGCATTTGCCTCTGGCGGTCTATCAGCTACTTTCCGGGGCGCATTACCGCACTTCACCGCTCGATCTCCGTCGGATGATGGATGCGCCTGGTCAGCATTTTCTGCAGGCCTCGACGGCTGACGCGGTGGCGGGTGCTGTATGGCTGGTGGACGAAGGAGGATTATCCGCTGAACTCAGCCAGGCCGTTTGGGCCGGGTATCGTCGGCCCAGAGGAAATCTGGTGGCGCAGTCGCTGGCTGCGCATGGCGGTGATCCGCTGGCGGCGACGCTCGTTGGGCGTCGGGTTAGTCGTATTGCGGTCCACCCAGCCCGCCAACGGGAAGGTATTGGGCAACAGTTGATTGAACAGGCCCATCAACACTCTTCACTGTGCGACTACCTGTCTGTTAGTTTTGGTTATACGACCGAGCTATGGCGCTTCTGGCAGCGCTGCGGCTTTGTGCTGGTGCGAATGGGCAACCACCGGGAAGCCAGCAGCGGGTGCTATACCGCAATGGCGCTACTGCCGATCAGTGAGTCTGGAAAACGCCTGGCCGCAACAGAGCACCTGCACTTGCGTCGTGATGCTGACGTTTTGGCGCTGTGGAACGGCGAAGCCCTCCCGATAAGGCCGCTGAAAGAGGCTACGCTTAATGATGACGACTGGCAGGTGCTGGCCGGATTTGCCTTTGCGCATCGACCGTTGCTCACCTCGTTAGGCTGTCTGAGTCGTCTGCTCCAGTGCAGCGAGCTCCCTCTCCCTGCATTGCGCGGACGTGTGGACGAGAGGTGCAGCGATGCTGAACTGTGCCAACGACTGAAGGTGTCTGGTCGTAAAGCGCTGTTATTGGTTCAGCGCGCTGAGGTGGCACAGGCGTTAGCCCTGCTGGATGCGGCCCGGACGCAACGGCTACAGAATCGCATTATGCAATGGCAATTTTTTCACTAA
- the ypfH gene encoding esterase, whose protein sequence is MKHDHFVVQSPDKPAQQLLLLFHGVGDNPVAMGEIGSWFAPLFPDALIVSIGGAEPYGPTGGRQWFSVQDVTEQNRQERVDAIMPVFIETVRYWQKQSGVSPQATALIGFSQGAIMSLESIKAEPGLASRVIAFNGRYASLPEVATTATTVHLIHGGEDRVIELSHAVSAQEALIRAGGDVTLDIVDDLGHAIDDRSMQFALDHLRFTVPKHYFDEALSGGTPHDDDVIEMI, encoded by the coding sequence ATGAAACATGACCATTTTGTTGTTCAAAGCCCCGATAAACCCGCTCAACAGCTACTGCTGCTGTTTCATGGCGTCGGCGATAACCCGGTAGCCATGGGCGAAATTGGTTCCTGGTTCGCGCCGCTGTTCCCGGATGCGCTGATTGTCAGCATCGGTGGGGCGGAGCCTTACGGTCCTACCGGGGGGCGTCAGTGGTTTTCAGTACAGGATGTGACGGAACAGAACCGTCAGGAGCGTGTTGACGCTATCATGCCGGTGTTTATCGAAACCGTTCGCTACTGGCAAAAACAGAGCGGCGTTTCCCCTCAGGCCACCGCGCTGATTGGTTTTTCGCAAGGGGCGATTATGTCGCTTGAGAGCATCAAGGCTGAACCGGGGCTGGCATCGCGGGTGATTGCGTTCAATGGCCGCTACGCCAGCTTGCCGGAGGTTGCAACCACAGCAACAACGGTGCATTTGATTCACGGTGGGGAAGATCGGGTCATTGAGCTGTCTCACGCCGTCTCAGCGCAGGAAGCGTTAATTCGCGCCGGTGGGGATGTGACGTTGGATATCGTCGACGACCTGGGCCACGCCATTGACGATCGCAGCATGCAGTTTGCGCTCGATCATTTGCGTTTTACCGTACCGAAGCACTACTTCGATGAAGCGCTGAGTGGCGGTACGCCTCACGATGATGATGTGATTGAGATGATTTAA